TGGGCTACAGACAGTCGCAACGAAGGAACTCGAAAGAGATGATTGTTGATTCGTAATGCTCGGTTATGAGTTAAAATACTGAGGATTAAGTACGCGATCGCTAAACTTAAGAAAATTCCCCCGACAATTTGCATCGATGCAAAAGGTAAGTTAAGTATTGCAGGTATCGGCAATGGTTGCGTAACGAATAAAATTCCACCCACCGCACACATTCCCACCCAAAAACTGAGATTACCATAAGCGATTACTTGCGCGATCGCCACTTTGGAAAGTCCCCACGCGGAATAAAGACGATAGCGAATTGCACTTCCCGTCACCAAAGCAAACCCCAGACTATTGCTAATCGTTACGCTAGTCAAGGCTGCGAGAGTCGTTTTATACCAAGGTAGAGGATAGCGTACATAACGTACTGCTAAAGCATCTGAGATTGTCATTATTCCATAACCGAGGGCAGCTAGCAACACCGAGAATAATAAGCGCGATCGCGGTAAATTAGCTAAACTGTTAGCAATATCCCGATAATTATACGCCTTTAGTTCGCGAGAAATTACCCACCCACAAAGGCTTAACAACAGTACACTAAATAAAACCGTTCCTAAA
The window above is part of the Oscillatoria salina IIICB1 genome. Proteins encoded here:
- a CDS encoding lysylphosphatidylglycerol synthase domain-containing protein; the encoded protein is MKKKHLSYLGTVLFSVLLLSLCGWVISRELKAYNYRDIANSLANLPRSRLLFSVLLAALGYGIMTISDALAVRYVRYPLPWYKTTLAALTSVTISNSLGFALVTGSAIRYRLYSAWGLSKVAIAQVIAYGNLSFWVGMCAVGGILFVTQPLPIPAILNLPFASMQIVGGIFLSLAIAYLILSILTHNRALRINNHLFRVPSLRLSVAQITISGLDWAIATGVLYTLLIPSGLSFPAFFSIYLLAQLSGIISHIPGGLGIFETVIVLLLQPQVKPDTAIASLLAYRAVYYLLPLSIGLVLLAGYELRDRLRK